In Solimonas sp. K1W22B-7, the DNA window CGCAAAGCGGGGCGGTTCGTTTCTGGGCTCCCGCCTACACCGTGGTGTCGGCGCAGCTGGGCTACCGGCTGACGTCGCACTGGCAGACGACGCTGAGCGCCGACAACCTGTTCGACGAGAAGTACTACGAGAAAGTCAGCGGCGCCGGCCGTCAGAATTTCTACGGCGAGCCGGTCAACATGACGCTGGTCCTGCGCGGCTCGTTCTGACATGACGGGCAGGGCGGCGCGGCGTGGTGGCTGGCGGGAGGCCGCTGGTGTGCTCTCGCGGCTGATCGCCGCGCTGCTCGGCGGTTACGCGCTGAGCGCGGCGCTGGCGGCTGTGCTCGCCCTGCACCTGCCGCTGGAACGCAGCGAGGCGGTGCTGGTCGGGACCATGCTGTCCTTCCTGGTCTATGTACTGGCGGTGATGTGGGCCTTCGCGGCGCGGCATGCCCTGCGCGCCTGGAGCGGCCTGCTGGCGCCGCTGCTGATACTGGCGCTGGTGCTGGCCGCGCCGGGCGGGACGGAGTGGCCATGAAGCAGGGCTTCCGCCAGTCGATGGCCTGGCTGCACACCTGGGGCGGACTGCTGTTTGCCTGGTTGCTGTTCGCGGTGTTCTTCGCCGGCACGCTGTCGTTCTATCGCGAGGAGCTGACGCTGTGGATGCAGCCGGAACTGCACGAGGCGCAGCCCGGTTCCGACCAGGGCGTGGCAGCGGCACTGTCGATATTGCAGCAGCGTGCGCCCGGGGCCAGGAGCTGGACGATCTCCTTGCCCGGACCGCGCGATCCGGTGACCGAGGCGCGCTGGAGCAAGGGCAAGTTCGACCGCAAGGCCGTGGTGGTGCTGGACCCGGCGACGGGCAGGGCGCTGGAACCGCGCGATACCGCAGGCGGCAGCTTCTTCCGCAACTTCCATTTTTCCCTGCTGCTGAAGCGGACCGGTTACTGGATCGTCGGCGTGGCGACGCTGATGATGATGGTGGCGCTGGTCACCGGCGTGGTGATCCACAAGAAGATATTCAAGGACTTCTTCACCTTCCGCCCCGGCAAGTCGAAGCCGCGCGCCTGGCTGGACGCACACAATGTCAGCGGCGTGATGGCCCTGCCATTCTTCCTGGTGATCAGCTACAGCGGCCTGCTGACGTTGGCCTACGTGTTCATGCCGGCCGGGATGATTGCGGCAGGTGTGGACAGCGAGCGGTTTCTCGGCGAGATCAGCCCGCGCGAAGATCCGCCGGAGGCTGCCGGTTCGCCCGCAGCCCTGGCGGCGATCGCGCCCATGCTGGAGCAGGCCCGCGAGCACTGGCCCGATGCCGCACCGGGGTCGGTGACCATTCATCACCCAGGCGACGCAGCCGCGGTGGTGGATGTCTGGCGTCGCCGCGGCACCGGCATCACCGCGCGCATCGAACCGGTGCTGCGCTTCGACGGCGCAAGCGGGCGCCTGCTGCGCGAATACGACCAGGATGCGCCCGCTGCCGTCACCTACGGTGCGATGTATGGCCTGCACGTGGCCTGGTTCGCGCAGCCCTTCCTGCGCGCGTTGCTGTTCGCGATGGGAGCCATGGGTTGCCTGGTGATCGCCAGCGGTGCGGTGATCTGGGGCGCCAAGCGACGCGAGCAGCATGGGGCGGCCTATGCCGCCGCCGGCTACCGGGCCGTGGAGGCGCTCAACGTCGCCGGCATCGCCGGCATGGCGGTGGCCACCGCCGCATTGCTCTGGAGCAACCGGCTCCTGCCGGTGGAACTGCTGGATCGTCCGCTGGCGGAGAAGCAGTGCTTCTTCGGGGCCTGGCTGCTGTGCCTGGCACACGCGCTGCTGCGGCCGCGCATCGCTGCCTGGCGCGAGCAGCTGTGGCTGGCGGCGGCCTTGCTGGCGCTGCTGCCGCTGCTCACGGGTTTCACCGACGGCCTGAGCCTGCCACGGGCCCTGTGGCAGGGACGCTGGCCGATCGCCGGCGTGGAACTGGCGGCTTTGGGCTTCGCCGCGCTGCTGGGCTGGGCAGGGCATCGCATCGGGGCGGTACGCGCTGCGCCCGGGCGGCGGCGTGCCTCCCGCCTGCAGTCCCCGGTCGTGGAGTCCGCGCCATGACCCTGGTGGCACTGGCCCTGAGCTATGCCGGCTGGGTGGCCTTGTGCCTGGCGCTGCCGCGGCACCAGCGTCACCTCCTGCAGCGCGAAGTCGGCATCGGCCGGCAGCGCCTGCTGCGGGGTAGCGGCGCAGTGCTGCTGGCGCTCGCCTTTGCCGCGGCCGTCGCCGGCGAGGGCTGGCAGCTGGGACCGGTCGCCTGGTGCGCCTGCCTTGCGGTGGCCGGCCTGGGCCTGGTGCTGGCGATGCCGCATGCGCCGCGTGCCTGCCTGCGGCTGGCGGTGGCCGCGCCCTTGTTGGCCTTGCCAATGACTTTGTTGATGGCCTGAGGGCAGTAATGGTTCACATGCGAATGCTTCTCACCTACAATCCGGGCTGTCTCGTACGAATGCCGCCGTGAACACTGCTTCGATTTCCGCTGATGCCGCCGCTTCTGGTCGCCGCTTCTGGTCGCGCTTCGCACTGGCAGGCCCGGTGACCTTCCTCTGCGCCGCGCTGGTGATGTGCGGCGGCGCGCTGTGGTTGCCCAAGGGCACGGCGCAGATCGACAACCTGGTGATGCCGATCGTGCTGTTTCCGGCGATCTGGGCGGCGCTGTTCTTCTATGCCTACCTCGATCGCAGCCTGGCGCGCGCCTGGGCGGTGATCGGCGGGCTGTCGCTGCTGCATGCGGCGGTCATCGGGATCTATGTCATGCAGACCATGCAGGCCGCCAAGGCCGCGGGAGCGGGTTCGTGATCAAGCTTTCGCAGGAGCGCAACAAGTCGCTGCTGGCGGCACACGGCTGGTCGGCCGTGTTCCTGGGTCTGCTGCTCTACGCGGTGATCCTCACCGGCGTGGCCTCGGTGTTCGCCGAGGAACTCGGCGACTGGTCGAGCCCGCTGGCCGAGGAAGTGAAGGACCCGTTTCCGGCGGGTACCGATCGCATGCTGCGCGAACTGGCCGGCAGCATCGATCCGCAATACCACGAAGAGATGTTCGTGTTCCCGCGCGCGGGAGACCGGCTCTATGCCTTCTTCCACAAGCATGAGATGGACGAGGACGGCAAGCCGCGCGAGCGCGGCGTGGCCGCCGAATTCAACCCGATCACGCAGACCCTGATCGAAAAGCGCGAGGGCACCGACGAGGAAGTGGATGCCGGCGATCGCGCCAACGCGCTGGGCGACTTCATGGTGGAACTGCACGTGCGCCTGCACCTGCCCAACCCCTGGGGCCTGCTGCTGACCGGCATGCTGGGCCTGGCGATGCTGGTGGCGGCGATCACCGGCTTCGTCGTGCATCGCCACCTGATCAAGGAACTGTTCACGCTGCGCCGCCACAAGGACAAGCTGCTGGCAGCGCGCGATACGCATGTCATCGCCGGCACCTGGAACCTGCCGTTCGCCTTCATCCTGGCCTTCACCGGCAGCTACTTCAGCTTCGGCAGCGCCTTCGGCATCCCGGCGGTGGCGATGGTGGTGTTCGGCGGCGACCAGGACAAGATGATCGAGACCGTGGTCGGCAATCCACCCAAGGAAGACAAGACGCCAGCGGCGATGGGCGATCTGGACAGGATGATCGCCGACGTCCGCGGCCGCAGCGATGCGAAGCTGAATTTCATCACCGTGCAGCACTGGGGCCGCGCCGACGCGCTGGTGACCATGTTCATGCAGTACCCCGAAGGCAAGCTGATCGGTCCGACCTACGTCTATGGTGGCGCTACCGGCAAGTTCCGCTACGCCAAGCCCAGCCTGGGACTGCAGCCCTCCACCGGCGGGGCGCTGTTCGAGCTGATGGGGCCGCTGCATTTCGGCAACTTCGCCGGGGTCTTCTCCAAGGCGGCCTGGTTTGCGCTGGGCTTTGCCGGCGCCTACGTGACGCTCACGGGCCTGACGCTGTGGACGCTGCGCCGCCGCGAGGAGCGCGGCTGGCAGCAGCTGGCGCGCGCCACGGTCTGGGTGGGCTACGGCCTGCCGCTGGCGCTGGTCGCCGCGGCCTATGGCTACTTTCCGCTGCGCGCGGCGGGCGAAATGGTGCATGGGCCGATGATGGCCGCCTTCCTGCTGGTGGCGGCCTTGTCCGCCGCCGCGGCCTGGGGCATCCGCAGCCTGACGCAGGCGCGCCGCATCCTGCTGGGTGCCACCGGTGCGGCGCTGCTGCTGCTGCCGGCGCTGCGTCTGCTGACCGGCGGGGTCGGCTGGCCGCAGGCCTTCGGCGCCGGCTTGCACACGGTGCTGGCCCTGGACATCGCTTTTGCGCTGGGCGGCGCGCTGTGCATCGCCTCGGCGCTGCGCCGTCCGCTGGCGCCGGTGATCTCGTCCACACCCGATGAGCTCGACGAGGCGGTGGAGGCATGAGCACTTATGCCCTGGCCGCCATCGCCAGCCTGGCGAGCCTGCTGCTGGTGCTGCCCATCGCCCTGCGCGATCCCAAGCGCCTGCGCAGCCTGCGCCGTCCGGTGCCCAGGGCCGGTGCGGAGCGTCGCGTGCTGGGCTGGGGCACGCTGCTGCCGGGCCTTGGCCTTGCCCTGGCAGGGCAGTGGCCGGCCTTCCTGATCTGGCTGGGCGCGGTGACTACGCTGGGCTGGCTGCTGGTGCAGCTGCTGGCGCGCGTCGGCGGTGCAGCCCTGCTCAAGGCCCGGAGCGAAGCCGGAGCGTGAAACGCTGTCGCAAACCAACACCGAATTCGTCTCGGCGGGTCCTGAGCATTCCAGCGATATCTCCGGCCTTGCTTCGCGCAGGGCCATTGACATGGAGTTGCACGGCCGCGTCGAGCCCCAGGCTGCCGGAGCGGCTGCGGGAGTCCTGACCGCGATTTTCCGGCTGTTTCGCTATCCTGACAGTACGTTCAGGTGGAATGGATCCTGCAAGCCGGGGACAATGCGTCATCGGGGCCCGGATACGGCGGCCCGCAGGAGAAATCGTTTGAAACAGGGTATCGAGCGCAGCGGCCGGCTCCTCGTGGGGCGCGCGCTGCTGGTGGCGGGGCTGATGGCGGGAAGCGCGCAGGCAGCGGAACCGGTTGCGGCGGTGGGGCCGGCAGCGGCATTGCAGCGCTGCCTGGGTGACCTGGCCGGCGTGAACTGGCAGTGGCCCTACCTGCCGCGCCTGTCCGTCAGCCGCTGCATCAGCCCGGCGGGCAGCTACAACGCGACCGCCTCCATCGGCTCCAGCGGCAAGGAACGCATGCTGGGGCTCACCGCCCAGGGCGGTCTCAACCACGTCTATGCCGACGATGTCCTGATCGAGGAAAGCTTCGCCGACATGCAGAACGCGGTCTTCCTGCACTTCGACCAGCTGCTGCGCAGCCAGGGCTTCACCAAGCTCGCCGAGGTCCGCAACGGCGCCGCCACGCGTGGCGGCAGCTACCGCCGCCAGTCCGCCGAGAGCAACGTGACCGTCGTCTTCAGCGCCGACGGCGCCAACGACTGGAGTTTCAGCTTCGATGTTGCGGCTGCGCCGGCCGCCGCCGGGGTGACCCCATGAGCATCGTCGGCCGTTTCCTCGTCGCCGCCGTTGTCGCCGCCCTGGCCTGGCTGACCTGGGGCTGGTACGAATCGCGGCAGTCGCTGCCCGCAGCGGCCGGCATGTCCGACCCGGCGATCGAGTTCCATGCGCGGGATCATGGCCGCGACTACGGCGGTATCGATCGGTGGGCGCATGCGGGCATGGACGTGAGCAGCCTGCGCTCGCGCCTGCTGCAGGCCGGGTATCGCTGCGAGCTGGCTGGGGATCTGCAGCTGGAGGGAGCTCCGCTCAGCGGCCGGTATCCGCTGGAATGCCGGCAGGACGTGCAGGGATGGCTGGCCCGGCAGCGGCTGATCAAGGCCATGATCGACTACGACCATGGCGGCCGCCTGCTGAGCGCCG includes these proteins:
- a CDS encoding PepSY-associated TM helix domain-containing protein — protein: MKQGFRQSMAWLHTWGGLLFAWLLFAVFFAGTLSFYREELTLWMQPELHEAQPGSDQGVAAALSILQQRAPGARSWTISLPGPRDPVTEARWSKGKFDRKAVVVLDPATGRALEPRDTAGGSFFRNFHFSLLLKRTGYWIVGVATLMMMVALVTGVVIHKKIFKDFFTFRPGKSKPRAWLDAHNVSGVMALPFFLVISYSGLLTLAYVFMPAGMIAAGVDSERFLGEISPREDPPEAAGSPAALAAIAPMLEQAREHWPDAAPGSVTIHHPGDAAAVVDVWRRRGTGITARIEPVLRFDGASGRLLREYDQDAPAAVTYGAMYGLHVAWFAQPFLRALLFAMGAMGCLVIASGAVIWGAKRREQHGAAYAAAGYRAVEALNVAGIAGMAVATAALLWSNRLLPVELLDRPLAEKQCFFGAWLLCLAHALLRPRIAAWREQLWLAAALLALLPLLTGFTDGLSLPRALWQGRWPIAGVELAALGFAALLGWAGHRIGAVRAAPGRRRASRLQSPVVESAP
- a CDS encoding DUF3325 domain-containing protein, whose protein sequence is MTLVALALSYAGWVALCLALPRHQRHLLQREVGIGRQRLLRGSGAVLLALAFAAAVAGEGWQLGPVAWCACLAVAGLGLVLAMPHAPRACLRLAVAAPLLALPMTLLMA
- a CDS encoding DUF3649 domain-containing protein; its protein translation is MTGRAARRGGWREAAGVLSRLIAALLGGYALSAALAAVLALHLPLERSEAVLVGTMLSFLVYVLAVMWAFAARHALRAWSGLLAPLLILALVLAAPGGTEWP
- a CDS encoding PepSY-associated TM helix domain-containing protein, which produces MIKLSQERNKSLLAAHGWSAVFLGLLLYAVILTGVASVFAEELGDWSSPLAEEVKDPFPAGTDRMLRELAGSIDPQYHEEMFVFPRAGDRLYAFFHKHEMDEDGKPRERGVAAEFNPITQTLIEKREGTDEEVDAGDRANALGDFMVELHVRLHLPNPWGLLLTGMLGLAMLVAAITGFVVHRHLIKELFTLRRHKDKLLAARDTHVIAGTWNLPFAFILAFTGSYFSFGSAFGIPAVAMVVFGGDQDKMIETVVGNPPKEDKTPAAMGDLDRMIADVRGRSDAKLNFITVQHWGRADALVTMFMQYPEGKLIGPTYVYGGATGKFRYAKPSLGLQPSTGGALFELMGPLHFGNFAGVFSKAAWFALGFAGAYVTLTGLTLWTLRRREERGWQQLARATVWVGYGLPLALVAAAYGYFPLRAAGEMVHGPMMAAFLLVAALSAAAAWGIRSLTQARRILLGATGAALLLLPALRLLTGGVGWPQAFGAGLHTVLALDIAFALGGALCIASALRRPLAPVISSTPDELDEAVEA